ATGGAAGCACAGATAGGTATGTTATCTTGCACTTTAAGGAGCTGTGCATGGAAACCATTGACTTCACTCGGATACGCAATCTGCAGCATTCAATTGATCAGCTCCTGTAAGACTAACAGATCATTTCCCCTTGCAAATTTTGCACGACAACTCAGTTATTTATAGTGCATCAAATGGTCCCAAACTTTTAGCGTGACAGCAATAGAAGTGTGTGGGAGATATGTGAAACCGAAAGGAGTATTGAGTCGTAAACAGCAATTAAAGCTTGAGTAAAAGATAGAGAACGAGCATGGCACACTTACATATCCTACACGCCATCCCATCATTCCATAAGCCTTTGAGAATGAGAAAATGTTGACAATGTGAGCATCCTCTAAGCAATAGTGCTCCATTCCATCATACATAAAGTATCTGAAGAACACCAACAAAAACTTTCAACGGAGTTCAGGGTAAATAATTATAACTGGATGACAAGCAGCATGCAAAAAGCAATTTACAGAACATAGGAGATTAATTAATGAGTCTAAATCCATTGCAAAGACAACATATTTTGATTTCAGTTTTTATTCTACCATTTTCAATGTGCATGGTATACAAGCACTGTCAAATAAAACTGACCTAAAATACAACTGGAGAATTGAACTTCCCCATGTGAAACGTTTTGTCAATTGACTTGTACAGGGTTACTGGTGTCAACCTCTTGTGTAACAAAAATATGGAATATAAAAGCGGTGTATTAACATGTCCATGCATATTACACTTGTCAGTGCGATTCAGGAGGGAAGAAACTTTAACATCAACACCACGACAAAGGGCACAGAAAACCACGAATAATTTGCATTACTCGATGATTTGAGCCAGTCAACTAAACATGTAGACATGGTATGCAATGTAGGTCAGATTTTAgtgagaaataaaataaatattgatTTCTTAATCACAGGGATAAAATAGACCATGCTCCTTATGTCCTTCCAATGCCACTTAGTGGTCATCACGCTGCCCGAAACTAAGTCTAATCCGTGATAGCTTTATGGAAGCTTAAAGGGAAGTCCTTTATTAATAGTTCAACTTTGGACTCAGGTTTGCTTCAGGCCTTCAACCCATCAAGTTTCCAAAAGTACCCCATGTAGGTTAACAACTTAACATGTTAGTAACTCCACCTTTAAGTGATTAGGAGATCTTATTTCCTAATAATTAAGAGTACAAAACAGACCTTCAAAAGGTAGATAGACTGATATGGGACCAAACCTATATATGAGAACTAAAACAGGAATTTCCAGAGATCGTGAGCACGAGAATATAACTAAACTTGACAAAACATCCCACAGCATAGATTTCCCTCCTTTTAGCAGTTCTCGGCCATGTTCATCTTCAGTTCTgattttaatttctttctgGTGTATTCCATAACAGATTAATGCTGCCAAATTAAAAATGAATTCTACGAGTCCTCTTTGTAGAAGCTACTAGCGAGGATGCCATCCTGGACTGAATTTCAGTTAAGTCAGGAATGGCTATTCGTTGCTTATAATAATCTGTCATCCTAAGCTCTAACCATGATTTAAGGTGATCATGTCCATGAATggttctatttttatttttgttttgtaaaCTATTTGCATGTTTACACTTCTTTCAGAAAAGTTTAAATATAAGAGAGGGCTGTGGCTTTAGAGAAATAAGTGCAAGTATATCATTGCATTTGATCAATATTAACTTACTCATAGGTATTGTCAACCACAAGCCATGAACCAGCATTTCTGCACAGGTCTGAAATTCTCTGAAAGCGATAATAGGAAATAGTCAACACTAACTCATTGTGGGCGTGTGTGCACACGTGCATGACAAAGGGAGAGCGAGGAAGGGAGGGGAAGAGATGACCTGGAGCATAGGCTTGGGAATAAAAGCTCCAGAGGGGTTTCCCGGATTTACAACAGTAACCAGTTTAGGGATAGGGCCGTTTCCTTTCAGAACTTTCTCCAGCCAATCTGCAGTTTTAGGCATATGTAAAATATGATTTcgaaattatatatttttcattcaAACTGTGTAGAATTTCTTAGACCACATGTGAAGGTCATAACAGAGCAAATACATATTGGCATATTTGCCAACATGTAAAGGTCTTCGCTTAATTTAAAAATGTAAAATACATATTAGCTCATAAGCAAAGTACAGAAATTTATCTTAGATTATGGATGGTAGACATATTACCAACATCAGGATGGAGAGTCGTGGAATTGCAAGCACCAACTAATATGTCAGTGACACCAGTCATCTGGAATGACATGTAGGCGTTGAAGTAGTATGGTGCAAACATGACAACAGAATCCCCAGCATCGCAAAGGGTGAGAACTAGGTTTACAAAGGCCTGCCAAAATAAGTATATGTAATATATCACTTTACTTAGAAAAAACTAGTTGGGAAACGAAACAAGATTTTGGTGTAAAATAGCACTAATACAGGGAAGTAAGAAGGTATTTTACAGAACTTTAAAATGAGATACGTGGGAGGACACTAACCTATAGTTTGACAGCTAAAACAAGGGAAAATGAGTAGATGGAAAGTCTGTTTTACCTGATTTGCACCAGCAGTCACCATAACTGATGACTTGGTTAGCTTATTCTCTCGGTGAAGCTGCAAACAATTACTAAAATATCAGCAAAGCAAACAGCATGCTAGCTGTTTATCATGCTTAAAAGGAAATAAAGATAAGTCAAGGATTTGCTGAGGAGAGTCAAATTTAAGACCGGAATGCTTTTCAAAAATTATCTTATCATGGTAAGCAACATCAAAACAGTGAAAACAATATTTAAAGATCACTCTATGGAAGGAAACAATTTAGCTAGTGGATATAATGGAAGATACTCCGGATGAAAGATCTCACGATTTCATTGCAAAACTGGTAAAAGATAAAATGATGAATTTCATACAAAGGCCAAGTGATATTTTATAGTTTAAAGCTCTCACACCATGAGTTCCCTGCCATGTTTAAGAGGGATCATTTTTCTCGTTAATGGAAGCTTCTATTGATTGTTATCGTCGCATCAAGCTGTTATGATGGCATGAGAGTTCAACCCCTGGCGTCTGCATACTAGGATGCACAGAACCAGTTTAGAGggttgataaaaaaaatgatttttttttctcagttGATGAATACACATCGCATACTGAGAGGACATAGCTCATCCTCCAGTGAGCTGTAGTGAGACGAAAACATACTTTTGAAACCTTCTCTTTGATAAAACCTGTAAATTGCAACAATTACATGCGATTGGTTGTATTACTCCTAGTCCTAGCGCTAAGATTAAATATCTCTAGTAAAAAAGAAGTCCCACATTACAACTGGTTAGCAGAAGGCACATGGGTGCTTTGGTCTTGAATGATATTATCGGCTTCGTGGTAAGAATTGCTAACATGGGTACCATAATCTATGTTAAGGAAATATAAAATCTCATATGGGAAGAAGTACCTTCTCGAGAAGTGCTTCTCGAAGTTCGGGAAGGCCATCATCAGAGCCATATTTGCTGGTTGATGGTTCCCATACAATTTCTTTTACCTTATTCAGGGCTTCCTCAGGAGGTTGCCAATAAACAATTCCCTGCATTCGAGGTTTACCCAACTTCAAAACAAGGCAAACAACTTTGTTCCATTAAATACAGCATGACCTGCTCGCCTTGATAGGGGAACATCAGACACTTCTTTCATACTAACCATGTGTACCAGAAATCATATCAATCTCCAACTCTCCATGTTGGATATATAGTCAATAGTTGTGTTACATGAAAAATAGTAAGTTATCAGATGTGCCAAAGTCCTGAATTACCTTTCAAGTCAAACCTTTTACAGACACAATATATGGGAGAATTCGTAACAGGGATGATCGCTCCACTAATCCATTTTAGtaccatttttctttctttccagaATCAAATGCAAACATAAACTTGTGCCATTAACCTTGAGTCTCCCAAACAAGACATAAACTCAATGAACAGGTTAAACCAAGCAAGAATCGCAGGCAGGTTACCTGCGCAAGCGACATCACATCCTTGAGCCCTCCAAGAAGCTTTTGCATCTGAGAAAAGGGCACACATACCAAATACGAGTAAGACCAGTCAATTGGGGAAGGAGAAGTTACCAAATCAGAGGAGGCAAGAAGAGGAGCTCTGTATCACCTTGACCATGACGGGCGCCTCCGTCTCGACGGCCCTCTTGGCCAGCTTGGCAAAGCTGCTCATGTTCCCCTGCCTCCAAGAACCTGGAACTGGGAGATTGAGGAGACAAATTTGAGCCGGGGATCCAAGAAAGACGAAAGAAGAGGGAGGGGGGCGAGTCCAAGAAGAAGCCGTGGTGGGGAAAAGGGGGGACTGGAGGTTAAAGAATTCCCCAGCCAGACAGGACAGCAACCTCCGTGGGAAGTCGCCAACTGATCCCGAGCTCTTCACCAACCACAACTCCTCTCCCGAACCGAAGCCAATCAATCGAGGAAGACGCACggggaaaaagaaacaaaagattcTCCGaggagcccttcttcttcttcttcttcttgttttcctGCTGCTAGTAGGATAGGAGTATTGTTTTCGTTGGTTCGTTTCCTGTCAGTTTCTCTGTAGACTGCGTTGTCTTATGTGGGGTAGCTGGAGGAGGATAAGCATCGATCGAGCTCTCACCATCTCCAGGACAACCAGGAATTGAGCGTTATTTATCGgagaacacaaaaaaaacgttttcctttttgcttTTCAGCACCGTCTCATTTTGCAAAGGCAAACTGAAATCTGGGAATAACGCCAAAGCAAGTGCTGCTGGGAAGATTCATGAtgggcaggcaggcaggcaggcagcacATGACAAAAGGGAAATGGCGTGCGTATTGGACAATCGCGGCGTTTTCTAATTTGTAGTATACAGGAACCTCGGGTGGTTCGGAAGGAGACTAGACTAGATCACTAGATCACCAGAGAGGCGTTCCTGAAAACACGACGATGTGTGGGATCCTCGAAACACCGcccaagaagaaggagaagatatAGCTGCGGTAAATCTGTGGTGATCATCGAACCCCTTTCCGAGGACCGGAGATCCAGGTGGCGGAGTAGTAGTATAATCCAGGTGCGAACAAAAAGGCTCggggatggaggaggcgggggctGGTGCCTTGTCTCGGGAGATCTCGGATCCCCCCAAAACGCACACGAGGAGACGCCACACGATCGATCCATCTGTCTGTCGCACGAGGAGAGATTAAGGGCTGAAGGAAGGAAGAcaagacaagaaaagaaaaggaaagaaaagggagGGTGTCCTCTGTCTGCTTCGTCGCTTCTTATCTTACCTTAACCGCGCGGCTGCTGAGTCAAGCCCGGCGATGAGTAGGAAGGCGTTCGTGTGGTGAGAGGGCTAGGATGGCGCCTGGCTGCCCTTTtttgtagcagcagcagccgagaCGAGCTATAGGGGGGCCGGAGGCCGCAGCCGTCGTCGTAaccttttttgttgttgttttacagcaaaaagaaaaaaaacgttaGTACAGTACGTAATTTCATATCGTTGATTGATGGTGCTCCTTCCCTCTCTGTCCTGTCGGTCTGTGTGTCGTGGTGGAGCGAGCGTGAATTGGGGCGTCCTAGGTGCGGCATgccgccgggccgggccggcatGAAATCCGGTGCCCATGTTTTCTGTatcttttctcttctctctctctggccAGAAACAGAAACAGGGAGCAAGGAAACTTAAGGTGTGTTTAGGACAGCTCGAACTACACGGATTGGAcgcctagttttgaaaaccggaccaTAATCGAACCGGCGAGGCTCTCGGTTCGGGTTTTTCCGGTCGAACCGCCGGTTCACCAGTTGAACCGGTCTGtttttttaagatataaaaTAATCTATTTTAACTAAatactgcaaaaaaaaatcccgcTCCGCTGGTTGCGGCGAGGTGCGCAGCGagtggccggcgcgggggcgggGAGGCACGCGAGACGAGAGGCGGCCGGTGCtgggggcggcgcgggtgcgcGGGGGGAGGCGCGCCGCGACCGGAGCAGCGGCCAGTGCTAGGGCAGccaggcgcggcggcgggcgggcaCGGGACCCGGCGACAGTGGCGGCGGGACgagggagggagacggcgagACGGGGGAACGGCAAGTGAACCGGGCGGTTCGAGCCAAACCGCCCGGTTCACCAGTTTTCACCAAAACTGGCCGGCTCACCCGGTTTTTTCCGGTTCGCTTGGCCGTCCGGTCTAGTGTGCTAAACATACCGCTGAGAGCTGTGGTTCCGATTTTTTTCGGTCGGACCGcaggtccggtccggttttcaaaactaggatTGGACGGACCCGGTTCATGacgtcatgttttttttggggggagATGGAGCTTTGATTATATATTTCGAAATGCAACAAGATAAGATTATTAAAATCCCCCAAAATAACCCCGGCGCTCATGCCATGTCATCCATGATGGGCAACAATCTCAAGTGTCTATGATTTGTGCTTCTTTTAGTACCGAGTcacttaaaaaaattgaactttgTCATTCAAGATAATTGGAGCATGTCTTTTGCACTCTACTATTTATCTATCTTTGAACTAATATCATTGAATACATAGTCTTTGACGATAGAATTGAAAGAGAATTGGGTGTGGACAATTTAAAATGTGAACAATGACATGTGACCATTGATGGATGCGACACTTGAGCGGCAGATGGCATGTCCATTTGGCAAGTGACCGTTGGAGATGACCTAAGCTTGCGCACTTGAAGAAGAGTGTGGTTGCTCTATCTAAACCTGGCGTGTTCGTAGACGGCGACAAATACATGttatggtattttttttctctttttctcaaTACATGTCGTGTTTATTAAGACGAATATTTGATCATGCATTACTATGTTAGTGTGTTGTTTTTATGGCATGCAATTTATATCCCTAGTTTCGTCCTCAGACGTTTTTACTGGTAATTGTGGTTCTGTACATATAAATAACATATCAATAAAGTAGTTATTGGTTAAAGTATTATCTTAACGAAACCTAACTTACCATGTATTGATAGAAATGAGATTATTTTGCATATGCGTAAagtacatatatttttttgtcattcATAATGTATATATTTCAATAAACGTGGGTAAAATACACGGGTGTATCTTATATATTGTAATTTCATGAAGTGTTCAAGCGATTAAACAGAATTTGGAATGGGCTTCTATATTGATTTCAGCATGCAGTTCTATTACCATTCAAACTACACTTGAAATGAAACTGGTCTGTAATTCTGATTTCAATGAACTCAGAATTTAAAATTATCTctattttaaatttaaatttaaatttaaattatgATCCAAACAAAACTTAAGACATTCGCTGGACTACGCTTTCCATCAGCGAATACGGGTGTTGGGAGCCTTCTACCTGTTCTTCTTCCAAAGTGAAGGCGTAAAGAGGCAAGACCGCCTCCTGCTCCCAAACTCTCTTGTTCCAAACCTGAAaccccgacctcgccggagaacAGTTCACCACCtcgacggcgatggcggcggaaGCTCCGGGCTCGTCGGCCTTCCCGCAAGAGGATATGCTCCTGCGGTCCCTCTCTGCGCGCGGGTGGCGCTTCCGGGACGCCGCGGACGAGGCCATCCAGGCCCTCCTCCACTCCTCCccttcgccgtcgccggaggccgtggaggcggaGCTCCTCGACACGGACCTCAGGAACTTCGGGGGGAAGTCCCTCCCCGaccgcgccgctgccaccgcgCCGAAGCGGCTTTCCTACCTCCAC
The Brachypodium distachyon strain Bd21 chromosome 2, Brachypodium_distachyon_v3.0, whole genome shotgun sequence genome window above contains:
- the LOC100840219 gene encoding aromatic aminotransferase ISS1, whose translation is MSSFAKLAKRAVETEAPVMVKMQKLLGGLKDVMSLAQGIVYWQPPEEALNKVKEIVWEPSTSKYGSDDGLPELREALLEKLHRENKLTKSSVMVTAGANQAFVNLVLTLCDAGDSVVMFAPYYFNAYMSFQMTGVTDILVGACNSTTLHPDVDWLEKVLKGNGPIPKLVTVVNPGNPSGAFIPKPMLQRISDLCRNAGSWLVVDNTYEYFMYDGMEHYCLEDAHIVNIFSFSKAYGMMGWRVGYIAYPSEVNGFHAQLLKVQDNIPICASIIGQRLALHALEAGPEWIRERVKDLVKNRELLVEAMSPLGEDAVRGGEGAIYLWAKLPDTCSDDFEAVSWLASKHGVAVIPGSACGSPGFIRISFGGLKEADTRLAAERLRRGLQELVTDGMVQ